Proteins from one Molothrus aeneus isolate 106 chromosome 27, BPBGC_Maene_1.0, whole genome shotgun sequence genomic window:
- the CIB3 gene encoding calcium and integrin-binding family member 3 isoform X2 — protein MGNKQTIFTQEQLDAYQDNPFRQRIAEVFSEHGDGNMTLEDFLDMFSVLSEMAPRDLKAYYAFKIYDFNNDDYICKSDLEKTVNKLTRNELTPEEVSLVCEKVIYEADVDNDGKLSLADFQHMIVRAPDFLSTFHIRI, from the exons ATGGGCAACAAGCAAACCATTTTCACTCAAGAGCAACTGGATGCATATCAG GACAACCCCTTCCGGCAGCGGATAGCTGAGGTGTTCTCAGAGCACGGCGACGGCAACATGActttggaggattttttggacATGTTTTCTGTGCTAAGTGAAATGGCTCCCCGAGACTTGAAAGCTtattatgcttttaaaatttatg ACTTCAACAATGATGATTACATATGCAAATCAGACCTAGAGAAAACTGTTAACAAATTAACCCGAAATGAGCTGACCCCAGAAGAAGTCAGCCTCGTGTGTGAGAAGGTGATTTACGAGGCTGATGTGGACAATGATGGCAAGCTGTCCTTGGCAGACTTCCAGCATATGATTGTACGAGCTCCAGATTTCCTCAG CACCTTTCATATTCGAATCTGA
- the FAM32A gene encoding protein FAM32A produces MADYEAVQRGPLRLKGSGGALGAGKRKKKKAKDKAQILEQIVSSKKQEEEKKRGLDKRTPAQVAYEKMQEKRQMERILKKASKTHKQRVEDFNRHLDTLTEHYDIPKVSWTK; encoded by the exons ATGGCGGATTACGAGGCGGTGCAGCGCGGCCCGCTGCGGCTGAAGGGCAGCGGCGGGGCCCTGGGGGCCGGCAAGCG gaagaagaagaaggcgAAAGACAAGGCCCAGATCCTGGAGCAGATCGTGAGCAGCaagaagcaggaggaggagaagaagcgcgGGCTGGACAAGCGGACCCCGGCGCAGGTGGCCTACGAGAAGATGCAGGAGAAGCGG CAAATGGAGCGGATCCTGAAGAAAGCATCGAAAACCCACAAGCAGCGAGTGGAG GACTTCAACAGGCACTTGGATACTCTGACTGAGCATTACGACATTCCCAAAGTCAGCTGGACTAAATGA
- the CIB3 gene encoding calcium and integrin-binding family member 3 isoform X1, whose protein sequence is MGNKQTIFTQEQLDAYQDCTFFTRKEILRLFHRYRDLAPQLVPLDYSDKPAVTLPYELIGSMPELKDNPFRQRIAEVFSEHGDGNMTLEDFLDMFSVLSEMAPRDLKAYYAFKIYDFNNDDYICKSDLEKTVNKLTRNELTPEEVSLVCEKVIYEADVDNDGKLSLADFQHMIVRAPDFLSTFHIRI, encoded by the exons ATGGGCAACAAGCAAACCATTTTCACTCAAGAGCAACTGGATGCATATCAG GACTGCACATTTTTCACAAGGAAAGAAATTCTGAG GCTGTTCCACAGGTACCGAGACCTGGCCCCGCAGCTCGTTCCCCTTGACTACTCGGACAAACCGGCCGTGACACTCCCCTACGAGCTCATCGGCAGCATGCCAGAGCTCAAG GACAACCCCTTCCGGCAGCGGATAGCTGAGGTGTTCTCAGAGCACGGCGACGGCAACATGActttggaggattttttggacATGTTTTCTGTGCTAAGTGAAATGGCTCCCCGAGACTTGAAAGCTtattatgcttttaaaatttatg ACTTCAACAATGATGATTACATATGCAAATCAGACCTAGAGAAAACTGTTAACAAATTAACCCGAAATGAGCTGACCCCAGAAGAAGTCAGCCTCGTGTGTGAGAAGGTGATTTACGAGGCTGATGTGGACAATGATGGCAAGCTGTCCTTGGCAGACTTCCAGCATATGATTGTACGAGCTCCAGATTTCCTCAG CACCTTTCATATTCGAATCTGA